The stretch of DNA AAGCTGGCTAAAAAATGAAGGAGAGCAAGTAGAGCAGGGCGAACCATTGCTGGAAGTAATGACTGAAAAAGTCAACATTAAAGTGGAAGCTCCCTTTAGTGGAACGTTGTATAAAATTATCGGCGAAAAGGGCAAGACACTGCCCATATCGGTGCCAATTGCAGTGCTGGCCGAGGAAGGCGATACGGCAGGCGATTTGGAAACAACCGTGGCCCAGGCTCAGGAGGACTTGCGGCAGGCCCTGTCCGCACAGGATCAGGCAACAGATACTAAAAAAGCTGAGTCCAAGCCCGTCAAGCCCTTCGTGGTGCTCAGCGGCAACCGTAAAGTATCACCCCGGGCGGCCAAGTTGGCCCGCGAGGCCGGTGTGGACGTCAACTTGATCAGCGGCTCGGGATCAGGCGGCCGGTTGGTGGAAGAGGATGTCCGTGCTTACCTGGAACAGGTACAGGGAGGCGATAAAACACAGCTGATGCCTATTGACGGCATGCGGGCGGTTATCGCCGAAAGAATGTCCGCCAGCAGAAAACAGGCGGCTCTTGTTACAATCATGGAAGAAATAGACGTTACGCCCCTGGGGGACGTGCGCAGCCAGCTCAACGGGCTGGATAAAGCAGGCAAATTAAAGTTCTCATACACTGACTTGATAGTTAAGTTTGTGGCCCAGGCGCTTACGGAATATCCCATGGTTAATACCCGCAGTTCGGATAATGAAATCGAGATGTCGGAACATATTAACGTCGGGGTAGCCGTAGCCCTGGAAAACGGCCTGGTGGTACCCAACATTAAAAACGCCCACCGGCTGTCTCTGGAGCAAATTTCAGCCAAAATTAAAGACCTGGCAGCCCGTGCCCGCAA from Desulfoscipio gibsoniae DSM 7213 encodes:
- a CDS encoding 2-oxo acid dehydrogenase subunit E2 codes for the protein MAKIVLMPKLGLTMQKGRITSWLKNEGEQVEQGEPLLEVMTEKVNIKVEAPFSGTLYKIIGEKGKTLPISVPIAVLAEEGDTAGDLETTVAQAQEDLRQALSAQDQATDTKKAESKPVKPFVVLSGNRKVSPRAAKLAREAGVDVNLISGSGSGGRLVEEDVRAYLEQVQGGDKTQLMPIDGMRAVIAERMSASRKQAALVTIMEEIDVTPLGDVRSQLNGLDKAGKLKFSYTDLIVKFVAQALTEYPMVNTRSSDNEIEMSEHINVGVAVALENGLVVPNIKNAHRLSLEQISAKIKDLAARARNNELEPREVEGGTFTVSNLGMFGAEGFTPIINRPETAILGVGAMRAKPVLKGGRLEKCNLMTLSLSFDHRIIDGSLAAEFLSRLREMLESPHPWFELEPRSSGDNVLAGGGSTPVQIRKAYQDGISKLMETAPDAVLGFSALTEGVMFDDGEISRLNKELILVALAVYIKCEYCIAAHVYNALEQGASPEQILEAANVSVFFGGGAALAHSAVMVQDCLEAFANNS